A region from the Aegilops tauschii subsp. strangulata cultivar AL8/78 chromosome 5, Aet v6.0, whole genome shotgun sequence genome encodes:
- the LOC141022206 gene encoding ABC transporter G family member 3-like, whose amino-acid sequence MDEEDAVGISRSCPDLSSCREMRCPAAAVIGSRASFADGPLMQREDEGKERRAQESSTVAFPPCSQIGATRGSKINSLDPGEDDQGDFSSVSMDTAVAIRTLEATYKSSAEAAAVESMIAKLIDKVRISAIFVFVSFLVLLSVCEVPAHIDEIKIYSHEDSNRHYGTLVFLLGHFLSSVSFLFLVSISSSLVFYSLIGLRNEFSFLMYFIITIFMCLLANEALMMIVAYIWLETYKCILTLICLYGLVQNESVSTSFAVGATRTIPGVQAVRGLYGISSSTGAKWMNLLVLFLMAIGYWVVLYVLLRLDVRRHERLGRCSCWPSIHTIAAPK is encoded by the exons ATGGACGAGGAAGATGCCGTCGGGATCTCGCGGAGCTGCCCAGATCTCAGCAGCTGCCGCGAGATGAGATGCCCGGCCGCCGCCGTCATAGGATCCCGTGCGAGCTTTGCCGATGGTCCCCTCATGCAGCGGGAAGATGAGGGGAAGGAGAGGCGGGCTCAggagtcatcgacggtggcgtttCCCCCATGTAGCCAGATCGGGGCGACGCGGG GAAGCAAAATTAACAGCCTGGACCCTGGAGAG GATGATCAAGGGGATTTCTCTTCAGTGAGCATGGACACTGCTGTGGCGATCCGGACACTAGAAGCAACATACAAATCATCGGCTGAAGCTGCTGCTGTTGAATCCATGATTGCAAAATTGATTGACAAG GTTAGGATTTCTGCGATATTTGTGTTTGTTTCATTTCTTGTCCTTCTGAGTGTTTGCGAAGTGCCTGCTCATATTGATGAGATCAAG ATATATTCCCATGAGGATTCAAACCGGCATTATGGGACATTGGTTTTCCTACTAGGCCACTTCCTATCCAGCGTCTCCTTCCTATTTCTGGTGTCCATTTCGTCGTCGTTGGTTTTCTACTCCCTGATTGGCCTCAGGAATGAGTTCAGCTTCCTTATGTACTTTATAATCACCATCTTTATGTGCCTATTGGCGAACGAAGCGCTCATGATGATTGTTGCGTACATCTGGCTTGAGACTTACAAGTGCATCTTAACCTTGATTTGCTTATAT GGCTTGGTCCAGAACGAGTCTGTCAGTACATCATTTGCAGTCGGGGCCACGAGGACGATACCCGGCGTGCAGGCTGTCCGAGGCTTGTATGGCATATCATCGTCGACGGGTGCCAAGTGGATGAATCTCCTTGTTTTGTTCCTGATGGCGATCGGCTACTGGGTCGTCTTGTATGTTTTGCTTCGTCTAGATGTGAGGAGACATGAGAGGCTTGGCAGGTGCTCCTGCTGGCCCAGCATCCACACCATTGCAGCTCCAAAGTGA